A window of Malania oleifera isolate guangnan ecotype guangnan chromosome 5, ASM2987363v1, whole genome shotgun sequence contains these coding sequences:
- the LOC131156531 gene encoding ferredoxin--nitrite reductase, chloroplastic, producing the protein MFAVPMSSFSVRFLLPSVLSPNRPKTRISTSQAPAAPPTSPAEGVDAGRLEPRVEERDGYWVMKEKFREGINPQEKVKLGKEPMKLAMEGGIEELAKMSLEEIEKSKLAKDDIDVRLKWLGLFHRRKHQYGKFMMRLKLPNGITSSSQIRYLASVIRQYGKEGCADVTTRQNWQIRGVVLPDVPDIIKGLTEVGLTSLQSGMDNARNPVGNPLAGIDPHEIVDTRPYTNLLSQFITANSHGNPAFTNLPRKWNVCVVGSHDLFEHPHINDLAYMPAVKNGRFGFNLLVGGFFSPKRCAEAVPLDAWVSADDVLPVCGAVLEAYRDLGTRGNRQKTRMMWLIDELGIEGFRSEVAKRMPQQELERAPSEDLVQKQWDRRDYLGVHPQKQKGFSFVGLNVPVGRVQAEDMDELAHLADIYGSGELRLTVEQNIIIPNVENSKLEDLLKEPLLRNKFSPEPPLLMKGLVACTGNQFCGQAIIETKARALKVAEEVEKLVSVTRPVRMHWTGCPNTCGQVQVADIGFMGCMARDAAGKVCEGVDVFLGGRVGSDSRLGDVYKKGVPCKDLVPLVVDILINHFGAVPREMEDGEE; encoded by the exons ATGTTCGCTGTCCCCATGTCTTCGTTCTCCGTTCGGTTCCTTTTACCTTCCGTGCTGTCTCCCAACCGCCCCAAGACAAGAATATCGACGTCTCAGGCGCCGGCGGCGCCACCCACTTCGCCTGCGGAGGGGGTGGACGCTGGGAGGCTGGAGCCGAGGGTGGAGGAGAGAGATGGGTACTGGGTTATGAAGGAGAAGTTCAGGGAAGGCATAAATCCTCAGGAGAAGGTCAAGCTGGGGAAAGAGCCAATGAAGCTTGCAATGGAAGGTGGTATTGAGGAACTGGCAAAGATGTCTCTTGAAGAAATTGAGAAATCTAAGCTCGCTAAGGATGATATTGATGTGAGGCTCAAGTGGCTTGGCCTCTTCCACAGGAGAAAGCATCAAT ATGGTAAATTTATGATGAGGCTGAAGCTACCAAATGGGATAACAAGCAGCTCGCAAATCCGATACTTGGCGAGTGTGATAAGGCAGTACGGGAAAGAGGGGTGTGCTGATGTGACAACCAGGCAAAACTGGCAAATTCGTGGCGTGGTACTGCCTGATGTGCCGGATATTATTAAGGGTCTCACAGAGGTTGGCTTGACTAGCCTGCAGAGTGGCATGGACAATGCTAGGAACCCTGTTGGTAATCCTCTCGCTGGCATTGATCCTCACGAGATTGTCGATACAAGGCCTTACACCAATCTGCTCTCCCAATTCATTACTGCCAATTCGCATGGGAATCCAGCCTTCACTAACTT GCCAAGGAAATGGAATGTGTGTGTAGTGGGCTCTCATGACCTGTTTGAGCATCCCCACATCAATGATCTTGCTTACATGCCTGCAGTGAAGAATGGACGGTTTGGATTCAATTTGTTGGTGGGTGGGTTCTTTAGTCCAAAGCGATGTGCAGAAGCAGTTCCTCTTGATGCTTGGGTCTCGGCCGATGATGTGCTCCCAGTGTGCGGAGCTGTACTAGAGGCTTACAGAGATCTTGGAACCAGAGGAAACAGGCAAAAGACAAGAATGATGTGGTTAATTGATGAACTT GGCATAGAAGGATTCAGGTCAGAGGTAGCAAAGAGGATGCCCCAGCAGGAACTGGAGAGAGCGCCTTCTGAAGACCTAGTTCAGAAGCAGTGGGACAGAAGGGATTATCTTGGTGTTCATCCACAGAAACAAAAAGGCTTTAGCTTTGTTGGTCTTAATGTGCCAGTGGGACGGGTCCAAGCAGAAGATATGGATGAACTAGCTCATTTAGCTGACATATATGGCTCTGGTGAACTACGGCTTACTGTAGAACAAAACATCATAATTCCCAACGTTGAGAATTCAAAACTCGAAGATTTGCTGAAAGAGCCTCTTTTGAGGAACAAATTTTCACCCGAACCACCACTTCTGATGAAAGGGTTGGTAGCCTGCACAGGCAACCAGTTTTGTGGGCAAGCCATTATTGAGACAAAGGCTCGAGCATTGAAGGTGGCCGAGGAGGTTGAAAAGCTAGTTTCGGTGACTCGGCCGGTGAGGATGCACTGGACAGGCTGCCCAAATACCTGTGGGCAGGTACAAGTGGCTGATATTGGATTCATGGGGTGTATGGCAAGGGATGCAGCTGGGAAGGTCTGTGAAGGGGTGGATGTTTTCTTGGGAGGGAGAGTTGGCAGTGATTCCCGTTTGGGAGATGTTTATAAGAAGGGTGTCCCCTGCAAGGACTTAGTACCCTTGGTTGTGGACATTTTGATAAACCACTTTGGAGCTGTCCCTAGGGAGATGGAAGACGGGGAAGAGTAG